A genomic segment from Alistipes senegalensis JC50 encodes:
- a CDS encoding plasmid mobilization protein produces MNTPKKGGRPPLGRARKQEYRITLRCNTAGNFKLRALARAAGIPRTEVLRQLILNGSVRERLRSEHLEWLAQLKRLARNLNQLTRLAHAQGFAAVAVRHATLQAELVRMIEALRRDR; encoded by the coding sequence ATGAATACACCGAAGAAAGGAGGCCGTCCGCCTTTGGGACGTGCCCGAAAACAGGAGTACCGCATCACCCTGCGGTGCAACACTGCCGGCAACTTCAAGCTCCGCGCCCTGGCCCGTGCGGCAGGTATTCCGCGCACCGAGGTGCTGCGGCAACTGATTCTCAACGGCTCGGTCCGCGAGCGGCTGCGGAGTGAGCATCTCGAATGGCTCGCCCAACTCAAGAGGCTTGCCCGCAATCTGAACCAGCTGACCCGGCTGGCCCACGCCCAGGGATTTGCAGCCGTTGCCGTGCGACATGCGACGCTTCAGGCCGAGCTGGTGCGGATGATCGAAGCCCTGCGCCGTGATCGGTAA
- a CDS encoding two-component regulator propeller domain-containing protein has translation MSSSMIRPFFVSLTLFGLLLSVRVWGYEFTHLTKDNNGLSYDGISAIMQDSRGFIWIGTYKGLNRYDGNTFKVYGMLEMGLDSDFVYSIVEDSEGNLWIGTDKGVCMYSYRQDRFVPLRTVSSEGSVITNKVTFITVEPDGRVWMLVNDQGCFAYDIHRGELHEWPYRKIGFSGFRKMLRCVDGDVWISRYHSNLYHADSSFREVHPVVLGDQSDFFEDDEIEGLFYAPDGSLLVASMKRGLSEVDLVAKRVEVLLALPENSLLQHAFLENDRNVWLSTSKGVWRYDLLTGESLCLRNDEMDMFSLSNDYTTCTFVDKDGGLWVGTKDAGVNYSGPSQNNFEKQYLADGESLENVLVSGFAEDEAGRIWVATEEKGLLVYDPQAHRTSKYRLEGIPSRICSICYDDGYLWFGTRVGLFRLDIAANRLKVYGVLKRVQGVNDPNVYMIYKTSDGEIFVGTTLGLFRYERSSDSFLEIPAFDGIFTTSAVEDPLHPGVVWFSSYANGVYCWDSISDKLVNYDASSGCGLTNDKICSIFIDHKARIWAVGFSIGVAMFDRESGRFTVYDRRNVQALTSDVFFKALEDKAGNLWLASDEGLVEFNPEIGGGYVYTRIDGLLDSKFTNSAFRSASGDMYFGSDNGFIRFNPEALPRTSNIPSVVLSSMQIGDHEARFAENLDLMSKISLDRENNSFGFNFSLLGLSAPFSNKVQCLLEGYESSWRDIAATKSVFYYNVPPGQYRLRVRAQSDEKWMEVRPPLVIAVHPGFWASVPGAMLVVLIVLVVFLLCVLVIQHRLRLRKEREQEAYQKAKDEEMFHEKMNFFSHVIHEIKTPLTLIKTPLSNVMSRCADEENQHDLNVMYRSAEYLSKLVNELLDYVRIERMGYALKCEPVDFLERLHSLLFSFADVARDRNLTIEVQADLEQAVVYADSAALDKILNNLLLNAIKYAETSLTICVRTDEGRVVADFINDGPGIPKEYRDEIFKPFVQYQNDSTPVSGGVGIGLPLAKNLARMHSGDLILSGRTDVTDFVLTLPMVDSEEKTPEMGGEELFEEEKKTGPELPCILIVDDNREFREYLASKLAENYAILMAPTGVEALKILKESDVDMLLTDISMPGMSGLELCAKVREDIEISHIPVLIISARGSVQSKIQAMQAGADLYIEKPFDLQYLVSSIENILDRRVLLRNALEQGVSGMAVDMFGLPRKDEEFLEKFSSIIRENLGNAELSNEFLAEQMNMSQSTLVRKIRKLLNTSPNNYVRSMRIAAAAEMLKNSHGNNISEICYSVGFSNLSYFTKCFKEKYGKTPTEIVRDQASEQ, from the coding sequence ATGTCAAGTAGCATGATCCGCCCTTTTTTTGTGTCGTTGACGCTGTTCGGACTGCTGCTCTCCGTCCGGGTTTGGGGTTACGAATTCACCCACCTGACCAAGGACAACAACGGCCTCTCCTATGACGGAATCAGCGCCATCATGCAGGACTCCCGGGGCTTCATCTGGATCGGAACCTACAAGGGCCTGAACCGCTATGACGGAAATACGTTCAAGGTGTACGGAATGTTGGAAATGGGCCTTGACTCCGATTTCGTTTATTCGATTGTTGAAGATTCGGAGGGCAATCTCTGGATCGGGACCGATAAAGGGGTCTGCATGTACAGTTACCGGCAGGATCGCTTCGTTCCTCTGCGTACGGTCAGCTCCGAGGGCTCCGTCATCACCAATAAGGTGACGTTCATCACCGTTGAACCCGACGGCAGGGTCTGGATGCTTGTGAACGATCAAGGCTGTTTCGCCTATGACATTCACCGTGGGGAACTTCACGAATGGCCCTATCGGAAGATCGGATTTTCGGGATTCCGGAAGATGCTCCGGTGCGTCGACGGCGATGTGTGGATCTCCCGCTATCACTCCAATCTTTACCACGCGGACAGTTCGTTTCGGGAGGTACATCCGGTGGTGTTGGGGGATCAGTCGGATTTTTTCGAGGATGACGAGATCGAGGGGCTCTTCTATGCTCCCGACGGCAGCCTCCTCGTTGCCAGTATGAAACGGGGGCTCTCCGAAGTCGATCTGGTTGCGAAACGTGTCGAGGTGCTGTTGGCGTTGCCCGAGAACTCGCTATTGCAACATGCCTTTCTGGAGAACGACCGCAATGTCTGGCTGTCGACGTCGAAGGGTGTCTGGCGTTACGATCTGCTTACGGGAGAGTCCCTGTGCCTGCGGAACGACGAGATGGACATGTTCTCGCTGTCCAACGATTATACCACCTGCACGTTCGTGGACAAGGACGGCGGCTTGTGGGTTGGGACGAAGGATGCCGGGGTCAATTATTCGGGCCCGAGCCAGAACAATTTCGAGAAACAGTATCTTGCCGACGGCGAGTCGTTGGAGAATGTCCTGGTCAGCGGCTTTGCCGAGGATGAAGCGGGGCGGATCTGGGTAGCCACGGAGGAGAAGGGGCTGCTGGTCTACGATCCGCAGGCACACCGGACCTCGAAATACCGGCTTGAGGGGATTCCGTCAAGAATCTGCTCGATTTGCTATGACGACGGATATTTGTGGTTCGGAACGCGGGTCGGACTGTTCCGTCTGGATATTGCCGCGAACCGGCTCAAGGTCTATGGCGTTCTGAAGCGGGTGCAGGGCGTGAACGATCCAAATGTCTACATGATTTACAAAACTTCGGACGGAGAGATCTTTGTGGGTACGACGTTGGGGCTTTTCCGATATGAACGGTCGTCAGACTCGTTTCTTGAAATTCCGGCGTTCGACGGTATTTTCACCACCTCGGCGGTCGAGGACCCGCTGCATCCAGGGGTTGTCTGGTTCTCTAGCTATGCGAACGGGGTCTATTGTTGGGACTCCATCTCGGACAAACTGGTCAATTACGACGCTTCGTCGGGTTGCGGACTGACCAATGACAAGATCTGCTCGATTTTCATCGACCACAAGGCACGGATCTGGGCTGTGGGCTTCAGTATTGGGGTTGCAATGTTCGACCGTGAAAGCGGACGCTTCACGGTGTATGACCGCCGCAACGTCCAGGCACTGACGTCCGATGTCTTTTTCAAGGCGTTGGAGGATAAGGCCGGGAACCTGTGGCTTGCCTCCGACGAGGGCCTTGTGGAGTTCAATCCCGAGATCGGCGGCGGATATGTCTATACCCGTATCGATGGTCTGCTGGATTCGAAGTTTACGAACAGCGCCTTCCGGAGCGCCTCCGGAGACATGTACTTCGGATCCGACAATGGCTTCATCCGATTCAATCCCGAAGCGCTGCCGAGAACTTCGAACATTCCCTCCGTGGTGTTGTCCTCCATGCAGATCGGCGACCATGAAGCCCGGTTTGCGGAGAACCTCGATCTCATGTCGAAGATTTCGCTCGATCGCGAAAACAATTCGTTCGGGTTCAATTTTTCGCTGCTCGGGCTTTCGGCTCCCTTCTCGAACAAGGTTCAGTGTCTGCTGGAGGGGTATGAGAGCTCCTGGCGGGACATTGCCGCTACGAAATCGGTCTTTTATTATAATGTACCTCCCGGGCAGTACCGGCTTCGGGTACGGGCTCAGTCCGATGAGAAGTGGATGGAGGTACGGCCGCCGCTTGTGATTGCCGTACATCCGGGCTTCTGGGCCTCGGTTCCGGGGGCGATGTTGGTTGTTCTGATCGTATTGGTCGTGTTTTTGCTCTGCGTGCTGGTCATTCAGCATCGCCTCCGGCTGCGTAAGGAGCGCGAACAGGAGGCTTATCAGAAGGCCAAGGACGAGGAGATGTTCCATGAAAAGATGAATTTCTTTTCGCATGTCATCCATGAGATCAAGACGCCGCTGACGTTGATCAAGACGCCCTTGAGCAATGTGATGAGCCGGTGTGCAGATGAGGAGAACCAGCACGACCTGAACGTTATGTACCGTAGTGCGGAGTACCTCTCCAAGCTGGTGAACGAACTGCTGGACTACGTCCGCATCGAGCGGATGGGCTATGCGCTCAAGTGCGAACCCGTCGATTTCCTGGAGCGGCTCCATTCGTTGCTGTTCAGTTTTGCGGATGTCGCCCGGGACCGCAATCTGACCATCGAGGTGCAGGCTGATCTGGAACAGGCGGTCGTATATGCCGATTCGGCCGCTTTGGATAAGATCCTGAACAACCTGCTGCTCAATGCGATCAAGTATGCGGAGACGAGTTTGACCATCTGCGTCCGTACGGACGAAGGACGGGTTGTGGCTGATTTCATCAACGACGGCCCCGGGATCCCGAAGGAGTATCGGGACGAGATTTTCAAGCCTTTCGTCCAGTATCAAAACGATTCGACTCCGGTTTCAGGCGGTGTGGGAATCGGTTTGCCGCTGGCCAAGAATCTGGCTCGGATGCATTCCGGCGATCTGATCTTATCCGGGCGTACGGACGTGACGGACTTCGTGTTGACCCTGCCGATGGTCGATTCCGAAGAGAAGACGCCCGAGATGGGGGGTGAGGAGCTTTTCGAGGAGGAGAAGAAGACGGGACCGGAACTTCCCTGTATTCTGATCGTGGACGACAACCGCGAATTCCGCGAGTATCTGGCCTCGAAACTCGCCGAGAACTATGCGATCCTCATGGCTCCGACGGGTGTCGAAGCCTTGAAAATCCTCAAGGAGAGCGATGTGGACATGTTGTTGACGGATATCTCCATGCCCGGAATGTCCGGCCTCGAATTGTGTGCGAAGGTCCGCGAGGATATTGAAATTTCGCACATCCCGGTCCTCATCATCTCGGCCCGCGGTTCCGTACAGTCGAAAATCCAGGCGATGCAGGCCGGAGCGGACCTCTATATCGAGAAGCCTTTCGACCTGCAGTACCTCGTTTCGAGTATCGAGAACATCCTCGACCGCCGGGTACTCCTGCGCAATGCGCTGGAGCAGGGAGTCTCGGGAATGGCCGTCGACATGTTCGGACTCCCCAGAAAGGATGAGGAGTTCCTGGAGAAGTTCAGCTCCATCATCCGCGAGAATCTCGGGAATGCCGAACTCTCGAACGAATTCCTGGCCGAACAGATGAATATGAGCCAGTCGACCCTGGTGCGTAAGATCCGCAAATTGTTGAATACGTCGCCGAACAACTATGTCCGTTCGATGCGGATTGCGGCCGCTGCGGAGATGTTGAAGAATTCTCACGGAAACAATATCTCCGAAATCTGTTATTCGGTCGGTTTCTCGAATCTCTCCTACTTTACCAAATGCTTCAAGGAGAAGTACGGTAAAACCCCTACTGAAATTGTACGGGATCAGGCCTCCGAGCAGTAG
- a CDS encoding primase-helicase family protein, whose amino-acid sequence MTAKRKETGAAYLRVGTTIYKRVQQPLSSGRSIEILLAWNVETLRQDFGKDYLARIPKYDGFCTVPDHTNYRREIHGFLNRYEPIPFQPAEGDFPHIRGFLSHIFGEQVEMGYDYLQLLYLRPLQRLPVLLLVSSERNTGKTTFLNLLKLIFGGNVTFNTNEDFRSQFNDDWAGKLLICVDEVLLNRREDSERIKNLSTARSYKAEAKGRDRREVEFFGKFVLCSNNERNPVLIEAAETRYWVRRIPPLTHDDQQLLARMQTEIPGLLFFLQRRTLSTREESRLWFSPRLLATEALRRIIHYNRSKPEAEMLSIIRDILDGEKLEEYQFDVSDMVNMLEIRGIRVDHPTVRRTLTESWQLRPAPPTYYQRYTITYNGLTQRQESKTARIYTVTRKLLDELLNDVSGL is encoded by the coding sequence ATGACCGCTAAACGGAAGGAGACCGGCGCGGCCTATCTTCGCGTGGGAACAACCATCTACAAGCGGGTTCAGCAGCCGTTGAGCAGCGGCCGGAGCATCGAGATCCTCCTGGCGTGGAATGTCGAGACCCTGCGCCAGGATTTCGGGAAGGATTACCTGGCCCGCATTCCGAAGTACGACGGATTCTGCACGGTTCCCGACCACACGAACTACCGGCGGGAGATCCACGGCTTTCTGAATCGTTACGAACCGATCCCCTTCCAGCCGGCCGAAGGGGATTTCCCGCACATCCGCGGCTTTCTGTCGCACATCTTCGGCGAGCAGGTCGAGATGGGGTATGACTATCTGCAGCTGCTCTACCTGCGGCCCTTGCAGAGGCTGCCCGTTCTGCTGCTGGTCTCCAGCGAGCGCAATACAGGCAAGACCACCTTTCTGAATCTGCTGAAACTGATCTTCGGCGGGAATGTCACCTTCAACACCAACGAGGACTTCCGTTCGCAGTTCAACGACGACTGGGCAGGCAAGCTGCTGATCTGCGTGGATGAGGTGCTGCTCAACCGCCGCGAAGACTCCGAACGGATCAAGAACCTCTCGACGGCCCGCAGCTACAAGGCCGAGGCAAAGGGGCGCGACCGCCGGGAGGTGGAGTTCTTCGGGAAGTTCGTGCTGTGCTCCAACAACGAGCGCAATCCCGTGCTGATCGAGGCGGCGGAGACTCGCTACTGGGTGCGGCGTATCCCGCCGCTGACGCACGACGACCAGCAGCTGCTTGCCCGGATGCAGACTGAAATCCCGGGGCTGCTGTTCTTTCTGCAACGACGCACGCTCTCGACCCGCGAGGAGAGCCGCCTGTGGTTCTCCCCGCGACTCTTGGCGACGGAGGCCCTGCGGCGGATCATCCACTACAACCGCAGCAAGCCCGAAGCCGAGATGCTGTCGATCATCCGCGACATCTTGGATGGCGAGAAGCTGGAGGAGTATCAGTTCGACGTGAGCGACATGGTGAACATGCTGGAGATCCGCGGCATTCGGGTCGATCATCCCACCGTGCGGCGGACACTGACCGAGAGCTGGCAGCTGCGGCCGGCACCGCCGACCTACTACCAGCGCTATACGATCACCTACAATGGGTTGACCCAACGCCAGGAGAGCAAGACGGCACGGATCTATACCGTCACGCGGAAACTGCTTGACGAACTGCTGAACGATGTCTCCGGTCTGTAA
- a CDS encoding relaxase/mobilization nuclease domain-containing protein yields the protein MIGKVISGGSFGGTVGYVMKEQSRVLEARGVEPPGVREMVEDFEDQARLNPRLQQNVGHISLSFSPEDAPKLTDERMTQIAREYMQKMGITDTQYLLVRHLDQPHPHCHLVYNRVGDHGQTISDRNIKLRNAKVCRELTERFGLHLAPGKEAVWRERLREPD from the coding sequence GTGATCGGTAAGGTCATTTCGGGAGGATCGTTCGGCGGCACGGTCGGCTATGTGATGAAGGAGCAGTCGCGCGTGCTGGAGGCTCGGGGTGTCGAGCCGCCCGGTGTGCGGGAGATGGTCGAGGATTTCGAGGATCAGGCGCGCCTCAATCCCCGTCTGCAGCAGAACGTCGGACATATCTCCCTCTCGTTTTCGCCGGAGGATGCCCCGAAGCTCACCGACGAGCGGATGACACAAATTGCCCGGGAGTACATGCAGAAGATGGGCATCACCGATACGCAATACCTTTTGGTGCGGCACCTCGACCAGCCCCATCCCCATTGCCATCTGGTCTACAATCGCGTAGGTGATCACGGGCAGACCATTTCCGACCGCAACATCAAGCTCCGCAATGCGAAGGTGTGCCGCGAGCTGACCGAACGCTTCGGGTTGCATCTGGCACCGGGCAAGGAGGCCGTCTGGCGGGAGCGGCTACGCGAGCCCGACTGA
- a CDS encoding helix-turn-helix domain-containing protein has protein sequence MDLKQLYEMGGDVHVTVRLEDLRQWHRELTAAVPSPLVSPALPQTGELYTRKQTIALLGIDSSTLWRWAKSGYLVPVEYGGQRRYRVADVQQILKGGRHDR, from the coding sequence ATGGACCTGAAACAATTGTATGAAATGGGCGGTGACGTGCATGTCACCGTCCGTTTGGAGGATCTCCGGCAATGGCATCGGGAGTTGACAGCGGCCGTCCCGTCGCCTTTGGTCTCGCCAGCCTTGCCGCAAACGGGCGAATTGTACACGCGCAAGCAGACCATTGCCTTGTTGGGTATTGACTCCTCTACGCTTTGGCGCTGGGCAAAGAGCGGCTATCTTGTTCCTGTGGAGTATGGCGGGCAGCGTCGTTATCGTGTGGCGGATGTGCAACAAATCCTGAAAGGAGGCCGTCATGACCGCTAA
- a CDS encoding beta-L-arabinofuranosidase domain-containing protein — translation MKLQGVIRLIAVCPLLLSLGMPIAYGQPVADKPGLQENPYQEFSLGAIKPAGWLEEMLVRQKEGLSGNLDRLYPLVMGPTNGWLGGDGDQWERGPYWIDGLLPLAYILDDAELIAKVKPWIEWTLASQKENGYFGPDTDYENTIVGIQRNNCGDWWPKMVMLKVMQQYYSATGDKRVIDFMTKYFQYQLKTLPVYPLDHWTFWARYRGGDNLMSVYWLYNITGDDFLLDLGEIIYSQTFPFTQIFTSHNWWHTGSMHCVNLAHGMKTPLIYYQRHPEQKYVDAAKQGLKDINTFISGPHGVIIGDEALHGNNPTQGSELCTAVEMMFSLENMLQIAGDPDYASQIERIAFNALPTQISDNFMTRQYFQQINQVEISMCDRNFDTNHHGTTTCFGLLSGYPCCTSNMHQGWPKFVQNLFYKTNDGGIAALLYSPSQVKTEINGQQILIKEKTVYPFEETVRFQIYTDNPVCFPFHLRIPEWCTAPELHVNGKSIKLDKIKNGIAVIKRTWRNDDLVVLKLPMKIRLTEWYERSQSVERGPLVYALRLEEKWQWNDNVPANGRLGKGFWEVHTTSPWNYALIARDPAKMEEHYRVAVRTDVTSYPWNISGAPLEIRTKGKKIPDWNIYNGSAGPLPYSIPAGREIKTSEEDIVLIPYGCTTLRIAEFPILGKYVIK, via the coding sequence ATGAAATTACAAGGTGTAATAAGATTAATTGCAGTCTGCCCGTTACTTTTATCGCTCGGTATGCCGATAGCATATGGCCAGCCAGTAGCCGATAAACCCGGACTGCAGGAAAATCCCTATCAAGAGTTTTCGTTAGGTGCAATCAAACCGGCCGGATGGCTCGAAGAAATGCTCGTTCGCCAAAAAGAGGGACTGTCTGGCAACTTAGACCGGTTATATCCTCTCGTAATGGGGCCGACAAATGGCTGGCTAGGAGGAGACGGAGATCAATGGGAGCGAGGACCATATTGGATCGACGGTCTGTTACCGTTGGCATACATCCTTGACGATGCAGAACTGATTGCCAAAGTTAAGCCTTGGATCGAATGGACTTTGGCAAGCCAAAAGGAAAACGGGTATTTCGGTCCCGATACCGACTATGAAAATACCATTGTCGGAATCCAGCGTAACAACTGCGGAGATTGGTGGCCCAAAATGGTCATGTTGAAAGTAATGCAGCAATATTATTCGGCTACCGGTGACAAACGGGTCATCGATTTTATGACCAAATATTTCCAGTATCAACTGAAGACACTACCTGTGTATCCTTTGGATCACTGGACTTTCTGGGCGCGTTATCGCGGCGGCGACAATTTGATGTCCGTATATTGGCTGTATAATATTACGGGGGATGATTTTCTGCTGGATCTGGGGGAGATCATTTATTCGCAAACCTTCCCGTTTACTCAAATATTCACCTCACACAACTGGTGGCATACGGGAAGCATGCATTGTGTCAATCTCGCACACGGCATGAAGACCCCGTTAATCTATTACCAGCGCCACCCGGAGCAAAAATATGTAGATGCCGCAAAACAGGGGTTAAAAGATATCAATACCTTCATCAGCGGGCCACACGGAGTTATCATTGGAGACGAGGCGCTGCACGGCAATAACCCGACCCAAGGTTCCGAATTATGTACGGCTGTCGAGATGATGTTCTCTTTGGAGAATATGTTGCAAATCGCCGGAGATCCAGACTATGCATCTCAAATCGAACGCATTGCATTCAATGCACTTCCGACACAGATCTCGGATAATTTCATGACCCGTCAATATTTTCAGCAAATCAACCAAGTCGAAATTTCGATGTGCGACCGAAATTTTGATACAAACCATCATGGAACGACCACCTGTTTCGGATTGTTAAGTGGTTATCCTTGTTGTACATCCAACATGCACCAGGGATGGCCGAAGTTCGTACAAAATCTTTTTTATAAAACAAACGACGGGGGAATTGCAGCCCTGCTTTACTCTCCGTCACAAGTCAAAACAGAGATCAACGGACAACAAATTCTGATCAAGGAAAAAACCGTATATCCTTTCGAAGAAACGGTTCGCTTCCAAATCTACACCGACAATCCTGTCTGTTTTCCCTTTCACCTGCGCATCCCTGAATGGTGTACGGCTCCTGAATTGCACGTGAATGGCAAAAGCATAAAATTGGATAAAATAAAGAACGGTATAGCTGTTATAAAGAGGACTTGGCGAAATGATGATCTGGTGGTATTGAAACTTCCGATGAAGATTCGACTGACGGAATGGTACGAACGCTCCCAAAGTGTGGAGCGAGGCCCTTTGGTCTATGCATTGCGTCTTGAGGAAAAATGGCAGTGGAACGACAATGTTCCCGCAAATGGACGTCTGGGCAAAGGTTTTTGGGAGGTTCATACAACCTCTCCTTGGAATTACGCGTTGATTGCACGAGACCCGGCCAAAATGGAAGAACATTACCGGGTAGCGGTACGCACCGACGTAACATCCTATCCCTGGAATATTTCCGGAGCTCCGCTTGAAATTCGGACGAAGGGCAAGAAAATTCCGGATTGGAATATATATAACGGCTCTGCAGGTCCGTTGCCATACAGTATTCCAGCTGGCCGAGAAATTAAAACGTCAGAAGAAGATATCGTGCTGATTCCTTATGGATGTACAACCTTACGTATCGCGGAATTCCCCATTTTAGGTAAGTATGTCATTAAATGA
- a CDS encoding aldose epimerase family protein — protein sequence MAIVRHWYLLLLLSAAGLCSCDGGRLSVVSSDFGTLSTGEQTTLYTLTNRSGARMTVCDYGARIVSIQVPDRDGVLGDVVVGYGDIASFEKGAERFMGCVIGRYGNRINHASFSIDGQKYELVPNELRDEVPVQCHGGPEGFDRFVWESTPLQEKDRVGVRFQRVSPDGEQGYPGNLNCSVTYWWTEENVCRIEYEATTDRPTVVNLSNHTVFNLKGPGDRYVMNHLMQVESDTYVLANRQLCPDRLLPVEGSPFDFRQMRRVDYRLDNYADEQLRIANGMSGCWIIRDWDGSLRKVVDLYAPESGRGVVTLSTEPAFLTFTGRTFDGSQIGKCGPMEKYCGMLLETFHVADSPNQPEFPSTVLRPGETYSSITEWHFYVK from the coding sequence ATGGCGATCGTGAGACATTGGTATTTGTTGCTGCTGTTGTCAGCGGCTGGGTTATGTTCGTGCGACGGCGGCCGCCTCTCTGTGGTTTCGTCGGATTTCGGGACACTTTCGACCGGAGAGCAAACGACGCTTTATACCTTGACGAACCGTTCGGGCGCAAGGATGACCGTGTGCGATTATGGTGCGCGGATCGTCAGCATTCAGGTTCCGGACCGGGACGGTGTGCTGGGAGATGTTGTCGTGGGGTACGGGGACATTGCATCGTTTGAAAAGGGCGCGGAGCGGTTTATGGGTTGTGTCATCGGCCGCTATGGAAACCGGATCAACCATGCCTCGTTTTCCATCGATGGTCAGAAATACGAACTGGTGCCCAATGAACTGCGGGACGAAGTCCCCGTCCAGTGTCATGGCGGTCCCGAGGGCTTTGACCGCTTTGTTTGGGAGAGTACGCCCCTGCAGGAGAAGGATCGGGTCGGCGTGCGATTCCAGCGTGTCAGCCCCGATGGTGAACAGGGTTATCCCGGAAATCTGAATTGCTCGGTGACCTATTGGTGGACCGAAGAGAATGTCTGCCGCATCGAATATGAGGCGACCACCGACCGCCCGACTGTCGTCAACCTCTCGAACCATACGGTATTCAACCTGAAAGGTCCCGGGGACCGTTATGTCATGAATCATCTGATGCAGGTGGAGTCCGATACGTATGTCCTGGCCAACCGGCAGCTTTGTCCCGACCGGCTCCTTCCGGTGGAGGGTTCGCCGTTTGACTTCCGGCAGATGCGCCGGGTCGATTATCGGTTGGATAACTATGCCGATGAGCAGTTGCGCATCGCCAATGGTATGTCCGGGTGTTGGATCATCCGGGATTGGGACGGGTCGTTGCGGAAGGTCGTGGACCTCTACGCTCCGGAGAGCGGCCGCGGAGTCGTGACCCTGAGTACCGAACCGGCCTTTCTGACCTTTACGGGTCGGACGTTCGATGGCAGTCAGATCGGGAAATGCGGTCCGATGGAAAAGTATTGCGGAATGCTGCTGGAAACATTTCATGTTGCCGATTCGCCGAATCAGCCCGAATTCCCGTCAACTGTGCTCCGGCCCGGGGAAACCTACTCTTCGATAACCGAGTGGCATTTTTATGTCAAGTAG
- a CDS encoding toprim domain-containing protein encodes MNTTPYAPRVPIREYLARRGILPRYERNGYSMYLSPLREERTPSFKVNYQKDLWYDFGIGEGGTLLALIMRLEQCSRSEAFEHLQHAAEGVVSLLAARICKRYARPTESPNSQPALRILSDAPLRHPALFGYLASRGIVPGIAAAYCREVRYQVRNHCFFAIGFRNDCGGWELRSERFKGSSSPKQITTVDHQSDKVIVFEGFMDFLACLSMKHPAPFGIDATVLNSVVNLPKALPFLERHPTIHAFLDNDEAGRRTLAELTRRCPRSQVIDHAHLYRDYKDLNDFWIARKRLRNDSEETKTESRKPQLRPKGGMKV; translated from the coding sequence ATGAATACCACCCCATATGCTCCCCGGGTCCCCATCCGGGAATATCTTGCCCGCCGCGGCATTCTGCCCCGGTACGAACGAAACGGCTACAGCATGTATCTCTCGCCCCTGCGCGAGGAGCGCACGCCGAGCTTCAAAGTGAACTACCAGAAGGATCTCTGGTATGACTTCGGGATTGGTGAGGGCGGCACGCTCCTCGCACTCATCATGCGACTGGAACAATGCAGCCGCAGCGAAGCCTTCGAACACCTGCAACACGCGGCCGAAGGTGTCGTCAGCCTCCTGGCCGCCCGCATCTGCAAGCGATATGCTCGGCCGACCGAGAGCCCGAATTCCCAACCGGCGCTCCGTATCCTTTCGGATGCACCGCTGCGCCATCCGGCCCTATTCGGATATCTTGCCTCACGCGGCATTGTACCCGGAATTGCGGCGGCATATTGTCGGGAGGTACGCTATCAGGTCCGCAACCACTGCTTTTTCGCCATCGGCTTCCGGAATGACTGCGGAGGCTGGGAGCTGCGGTCCGAACGCTTCAAGGGAAGCTCTTCGCCCAAACAGATAACGACCGTCGATCACCAGTCCGACAAGGTGATTGTCTTTGAGGGATTCATGGACTTCCTCGCCTGCCTCTCGATGAAGCACCCCGCACCGTTCGGGATCGACGCCACAGTTCTGAACTCGGTGGTCAACCTGCCGAAGGCGCTTCCTTTCCTCGAACGGCATCCGACGATCCATGCCTTTCTGGACAACGACGAGGCGGGTCGTCGTACCCTCGCCGAACTGACCCGTCGGTGTCCTCGCAGCCAGGTGATCGACCATGCGCATCTCTATCGTGATTACAAGGATCTCAACGACTTTTGGATCGCCCGCAAACGGCTTCGGAATGATTCGGAAGAGACAAAGACCGAATCCCGAAAACCGCAATTACGACCCAAGGGAGGAATGAAGGTTTAA